One segment of Sulfobacillus thermosulfidooxidans DSM 9293 DNA contains the following:
- the hisH gene encoding imidazole glycerol phosphate synthase subunit HisH yields the protein MEIAVIDYGNGNLGSLLAALRRLGQQPRVIRDAHDIRPVDTVIFPGVGSLASVIDRLKDHGLFNWLNELYDAQTPILGICLGLQLFFDHGAEGGEGLHWIKGSVPEIQAPILPHIGWNTVDVTPHPFLWKGLAAPYTFYFVHTYRILPDDASIVRGVTQYYEPFPVAIESPPLYGVQFHPELSGHKGAQVLRNFLEMVENPHGNLASRRLA from the coding sequence ATGGAGATTGCTGTCATTGATTATGGCAATGGAAATTTAGGGAGTTTGCTAGCGGCCTTAAGACGCCTTGGCCAACAACCACGAGTGATACGAGATGCCCACGATATTCGACCGGTAGATACAGTGATCTTTCCGGGAGTGGGTTCTTTAGCCTCTGTCATCGATCGACTCAAGGATCACGGGTTGTTTAACTGGCTTAATGAGCTTTATGACGCACAAACCCCGATATTGGGCATTTGTTTAGGACTTCAATTATTCTTCGATCACGGGGCCGAAGGTGGGGAAGGACTCCATTGGATCAAAGGATCGGTGCCAGAAATTCAAGCCCCGATTCTCCCCCATATTGGTTGGAATACCGTTGATGTTACTCCCCATCCCTTTTTGTGGAAAGGGTTAGCGGCACCCTATACATTCTACTTCGTTCACACTTACCGCATTTTGCCCGACGATGCATCCATTGTCCGTGGTGTGACCCAGTATTATGAGCCGTTCCCGGTGGCTATTGAGTCCCCTCCCTTGTATGGCGTGCAGTTTCATCCGGAACTCAGTGGTCATAAGGGGGCCCAAGTTTTACGCAATTTCTTAGAAATGGTGGAGAATCCTCATGGAAATTTGGCCAGCCGTCGATTGGCTTGA
- the hisG gene encoding ATP phosphoribosyltransferase: MSFQNVTVAIAKGRILEGAKTLWQQSGLLWPVDEDSRQLWFAPSPERPGMLIARARDIPTLVGMGIADLGIVGLDVLEEYPNNHVLQVADLKFAQCRVVLAGQKNQWPEGPTRIATKYQRIAQTYFTIHRHPVEMVSLSGSLELAPVIGLAPYIVDIVDTGNTLRQHQLTEIATILESSARLIANASHWRTKPELEHVRHLLQHEE; the protein is encoded by the coding sequence ATGAGTTTTCAGAATGTCACTGTCGCGATCGCCAAAGGGCGCATTCTCGAAGGAGCCAAGACGTTGTGGCAACAAAGTGGGCTTTTATGGCCAGTCGATGAAGATAGTCGGCAATTATGGTTTGCGCCCAGTCCCGAGCGGCCGGGTATGCTCATTGCCCGGGCCCGGGATATTCCGACCTTGGTTGGGATGGGTATTGCCGATTTAGGGATCGTGGGGCTCGACGTATTGGAAGAATATCCCAATAACCATGTTTTGCAAGTGGCGGATTTGAAATTTGCCCAATGTCGTGTGGTTTTGGCTGGTCAAAAAAATCAATGGCCTGAAGGCCCAACCCGCATTGCGACCAAATATCAAAGGATTGCCCAGACGTATTTTACAATTCATCGGCATCCGGTAGAAATGGTTTCTCTCTCAGGAAGTCTGGAACTGGCACCCGTCATTGGTTTAGCACCTTATATTGTTGATATCGTCGATACGGGAAACACCTTGCGTCAACATCAGCTGACAGAGATTGCAACAATTTTGGAATCCAGTGCACGCCTTATTGCCAACGCCTCGCATTGGCGAACGAAGCCCGAACTCGAACACGTCAGGCATCTCCTCCAACATGAGGAGTAA
- the hisF gene encoding imidazole glycerol phosphate synthase subunit HisF — protein sequence MVVKPRIIPCLDVKHGRVVKGVNFNDLQDSGDPVELAVKYCDDGADELVWLDIIATVEDQELSLDLIQKARDSLSIPLTVGGGIRSIRHVEQLLEHGADKVSINTYGLENPKILEEVARRWGEQCLVVAIDAKLEGDHYQVYVHGGRTRTHYDLGSWLKQAEDLGAGEFLLTSIDYDGTQRGYDLPMLRYARQIVHRPVIASGGAGSIEHLAEAIEEGQQAVLLASLLHQKQITIGEIKAALFEKGLDIRWPL from the coding sequence ATGGTGGTTAAACCTCGCATTATTCCCTGTCTGGATGTCAAACACGGGCGCGTGGTCAAAGGAGTCAATTTTAATGACCTGCAAGACTCTGGGGATCCGGTGGAACTGGCCGTCAAATATTGTGACGATGGGGCCGACGAACTCGTTTGGTTGGACATTATTGCCACCGTCGAAGACCAAGAATTAAGTCTTGACCTAATCCAAAAAGCCCGAGATTCCCTCTCCATTCCGTTGACGGTAGGTGGTGGGATAAGGTCTATCCGGCACGTTGAACAACTCCTCGAACATGGCGCCGACAAAGTGTCGATTAATACCTATGGACTTGAAAACCCCAAGATTCTGGAGGAAGTGGCGAGGCGTTGGGGTGAACAATGTCTGGTAGTGGCCATCGATGCCAAGCTCGAGGGGGACCACTATCAAGTTTATGTGCACGGAGGTCGAACCCGTACCCATTATGATTTGGGGTCATGGTTAAAACAAGCCGAAGATTTAGGGGCCGGAGAATTTCTTCTAACCAGCATTGACTATGACGGCACACAACGGGGCTATGATTTGCCTATGCTCCGTTATGCCCGTCAAATCGTTCACCGGCCCGTCATTGCCTCAGGGGGGGCAGGAAGCATTGAACATTTGGCCGAAGCTATTGAAGAAGGCCAGCAAGCCGTCTTATTAGCATCATTACTTCACCAAAAACAAATCACCATTGGGGAAATTAAAGCAGCTTTATTTGAGAAGGGACTGGATATCCGGTGGCCGTTATAA
- the hisD gene encoding histidinol dehydrogenase, with product MNSVQETVRQILDDIKQQGLSKALEYTEQFDGVRLEPDQVLVDVASLPDPSLNPDQKEAIDFAASQIRQFHQATKPSSTEVDPVPGLHLEERLVPLNRVGIYVPNGQYPLVSSLLMSAIPAQVAGVNDLIAAIAPRSPLESNPLWVYALKVTGIRTVLRLGGAQAIAIMGYGFDGFPPVDLIAGPGNQFVAQAKQELFRQSVVGIDVIAGPSEVLVITGEIDEKQAEVAALDLLAQAEHAPDAHAYFVSWNALAIKTVQNMVAQWTTDHQGILGQIDWITVDSPKEAVRFANQVAPEHLGLIGQDAESLAEGIKTAGALFVGWLAGQALGDYVAGPSHVLPTGGTGRFLGGLSTRTFMRRMSVIATDDDLPEAFLRAGQVLASLEGLKFHEQSLRTRLIRKASQGISQ from the coding sequence ATGAATTCCGTTCAAGAAACTGTTCGTCAAATTCTTGACGACATTAAACAACAGGGATTATCTAAGGCTTTAGAATATACTGAGCAATTTGATGGGGTTCGTCTAGAGCCTGATCAGGTTTTAGTGGATGTGGCAAGCCTTCCGGATCCGTCTTTGAATCCTGACCAAAAAGAAGCCATCGATTTTGCGGCCAGCCAAATTCGGCAATTTCATCAAGCGACCAAGCCATCCTCGACCGAAGTGGATCCAGTACCAGGCTTACATTTAGAAGAGCGATTAGTGCCGTTAAACCGGGTGGGAATTTATGTCCCCAATGGACAATATCCCCTCGTGTCCAGCTTATTAATGAGTGCAATCCCCGCCCAAGTTGCAGGAGTCAACGATCTCATTGCGGCGATTGCTCCTCGGTCGCCTTTAGAATCTAATCCCCTTTGGGTCTATGCGTTAAAGGTGACAGGTATCCGCACCGTGCTGCGTTTAGGCGGAGCTCAAGCCATTGCCATCATGGGTTATGGGTTTGATGGCTTCCCTCCCGTCGATCTCATCGCGGGACCAGGTAACCAGTTTGTCGCTCAAGCGAAACAAGAATTGTTCCGACAAAGCGTTGTGGGAATTGATGTGATTGCCGGTCCATCAGAAGTTCTCGTTATTACGGGGGAAATTGACGAGAAACAAGCTGAAGTCGCCGCATTAGATTTACTCGCGCAAGCCGAACATGCGCCTGATGCCCATGCATATTTCGTATCTTGGAATGCCCTAGCCATCAAGACCGTGCAAAACATGGTTGCGCAGTGGACCACAGATCATCAAGGCATATTAGGCCAAATTGATTGGATTACGGTGGACAGCCCTAAAGAAGCCGTTCGTTTTGCCAACCAGGTTGCGCCTGAGCACCTGGGTCTCATTGGCCAAGACGCTGAATCTCTTGCAGAGGGCATTAAAACGGCTGGTGCGTTATTCGTTGGCTGGCTGGCAGGCCAAGCCTTGGGCGATTATGTCGCGGGTCCCAGCCATGTCTTGCCCACAGGCGGAACCGGACGCTTTTTAGGGGGATTGTCAACCCGAACCTTCATGCGCCGCATGTCCGTTATTGCTACAGATGACGACTTACCTGAAGCATTCCTTCGTGCCGGCCAGGTACTCGCATCTTTAGAAGGACTCAAGTTTCATGAACAATCCCTACGCACCCGGCTGATACGAAAAGCATCACAGGGGATCTCACAATGA
- a CDS encoding response regulator transcription factor yields MDTHRILVVDDEEVIRDVLQIGLSHRGFQVLTCQDSEEALQKVGSFKPHAAVIDVMMPGEDGFQLSRKLRQDPHLFILMLTARDAVSDRILGLEGGADDYVIKPFDFDELVARLRAGLRRVHQDQNHDLKFGPLKMDDASHKVFLNDDPVNLTAKEYELLRYLLLNPGVVLSKIQILQHVWGYDYPGDDNLVEVHISSLREKLQDRTKKLIQTVRGFGYRLGS; encoded by the coding sequence ATGGACACACACCGCATTCTTGTTGTTGACGATGAAGAAGTCATCCGGGACGTTTTACAAATCGGGTTGTCGCACCGGGGCTTTCAAGTTTTAACCTGCCAGGATAGCGAAGAAGCCTTGCAAAAGGTCGGCAGCTTCAAACCCCATGCGGCCGTGATTGATGTGATGATGCCCGGTGAAGATGGTTTCCAATTAAGTCGTAAATTACGCCAAGACCCTCATCTCTTCATTCTGATGTTGACCGCACGCGATGCTGTGTCCGACCGTATTTTAGGTCTCGAAGGGGGGGCTGACGATTACGTGATCAAACCTTTTGATTTTGACGAATTAGTCGCCCGCCTTCGAGCGGGACTCAGACGAGTCCATCAAGATCAAAACCATGATCTAAAGTTCGGCCCCCTAAAAATGGATGATGCGAGCCATAAGGTGTTTTTGAATGATGACCCGGTAAATTTAACCGCCAAAGAATATGAGCTGTTACGATATTTATTGCTAAATCCCGGTGTTGTCCTGTCAAAGATACAAATCTTGCAACATGTGTGGGGTTATGATTATCCGGGCGATGACAATTTGGTAGAAGTTCATATTTCAAGTTTGAGAGAAAAGTTACAAGACCGGACGAAAAAACTGATCCAGACGGTTCGAGGATTTGGTTACCGGCTAGGAAGTTAA
- the hisC gene encoding histidinol-phosphate transaminase yields the protein MIQPKTSLLTLTPYVPGRSIESVYQDTGIEAIKLASNESLWGPSPKAIDAAKKALNHLSLYPEAHLSEVYELLADLSGLSADHIIAGNGADELLQLIALTFAGPGDEIIFPAPSFSAYRHGTLLTGATPVVIPLNAQGAPDLQEALAHVSAKTRIIFLCSPNNPTGGILHQDEWNAFLAHVPPSVLVVVDQAYFEFVEDPHYAQLREDILAGRPVIMVRTLSKIYALAALRIGWAAAPLPIIQSLRTVRQPFSVNRVAYMAAQGALTDQKYVAKVRQETVAARAFMADQFSQRGYSFWPSHANFMTIDLHDDAEKWARQLEMMGYVTRPATSFGLPHHLRVTVAPIPILEGFFNAFDRVRER from the coding sequence GTGATCCAGCCCAAGACCAGTCTTTTAACCTTAACCCCTTATGTCCCGGGGCGGTCAATTGAATCCGTGTACCAAGATACCGGCATTGAAGCAATTAAATTAGCGTCCAACGAAAGTCTTTGGGGCCCCTCGCCCAAGGCGATCGATGCAGCCAAAAAGGCTTTAAATCACTTGTCTCTTTATCCTGAAGCGCATTTATCTGAAGTCTATGAGTTGTTAGCGGATCTTAGTGGCTTAAGCGCGGATCACATTATTGCGGGAAATGGAGCGGATGAACTCTTGCAGCTCATCGCCCTCACGTTCGCCGGTCCCGGCGATGAGATCATTTTCCCAGCCCCTAGCTTTTCCGCATACCGCCATGGAACCTTATTGACGGGCGCCACTCCTGTGGTCATTCCATTAAATGCACAAGGCGCTCCCGATCTCCAAGAGGCCTTGGCTCATGTATCCGCCAAAACACGGATTATCTTCCTTTGCAGCCCCAACAATCCGACTGGTGGTATCCTCCACCAAGATGAATGGAACGCTTTTTTAGCGCATGTTCCGCCGTCAGTACTTGTCGTCGTCGATCAAGCCTATTTTGAATTTGTCGAGGATCCCCACTATGCCCAGTTGCGTGAAGATATTTTAGCCGGCCGCCCAGTCATTATGGTGCGCACCTTATCGAAAATTTACGCGTTAGCCGCGTTGCGCATTGGGTGGGCTGCTGCTCCCTTGCCCATCATCCAGTCGCTAAGAACCGTCAGACAACCCTTTTCGGTCAACCGGGTCGCGTATATGGCGGCACAAGGAGCTCTGACCGATCAAAAATACGTGGCCAAAGTTCGTCAAGAAACCGTGGCCGCCAGAGCCTTTATGGCCGATCAATTCAGTCAGCGTGGGTATTCGTTTTGGCCATCTCACGCCAATTTCATGACCATTGACCTGCATGACGATGCTGAGAAGTGGGCTCGACAACTAGAGATGATGGGCTACGTCACACGGCCAGCGACAAGTTTTGGACTCCCGCATCATCTACGCGTAACTGTGGCTCCCATTCCCATTCTTGAAGGATTCTTCAATGCCTTTGATCGCGTGCGCGAGCGTTGA
- a CDS encoding HisA/HisF-related TIM barrel protein, whose product MEIWPAVDWLDGYMVRLEQGQYHAVTRYSDNPLLVFQTRFGQLPRRIHLVDLDGARTGHFTAWRLLEQLSHHGVEVEVGGGFRDQSSIEQALGAGARRVVLGTQLLQDLAWAKELLTHFTPDQLVASLDISMGQAKLEGWTKDGGSAVILWQNLYQMGYTLCNVTDISRDGTLQGVNIAFWQEIVEHYPGDIGAGGGIRSDQDLVVLQQLGIHRAVIGKGWLSGQIDLSQWEGVFYGG is encoded by the coding sequence ATGGAAATTTGGCCAGCCGTCGATTGGCTTGACGGATATATGGTGCGTCTAGAACAAGGACAATATCACGCCGTAACCCGCTATAGCGATAACCCTCTTTTGGTGTTTCAAACGCGCTTTGGGCAATTGCCCCGCCGTATCCATCTAGTCGATCTAGATGGTGCGCGGACGGGACACTTTACAGCATGGAGACTGCTTGAGCAGTTAAGCCACCATGGTGTTGAGGTGGAAGTTGGCGGCGGATTTCGCGATCAATCATCCATTGAACAAGCTCTCGGCGCTGGAGCTCGGCGTGTGGTCCTCGGCACACAATTACTACAAGATCTTGCCTGGGCTAAGGAACTCTTGACACATTTTACTCCCGACCAACTTGTTGCTAGTCTCGATATTTCTATGGGACAGGCCAAATTAGAAGGATGGACCAAAGATGGAGGCAGTGCCGTAATACTCTGGCAAAATCTCTACCAGATGGGGTACACATTATGCAATGTCACCGATATTTCCCGGGACGGAACGTTGCAAGGCGTCAATATCGCCTTCTGGCAAGAGATTGTCGAGCATTATCCTGGCGATATCGGGGCAGGCGGAGGCATCCGCTCCGACCAGGACTTAGTCGTGTTGCAACAGTTGGGAATCCATCGTGCGGTAATTGGTAAGGGTTGGCTCAGCGGACAAATCGATTTATCGCAATGGGAAGGAGTGTTTTATGGTGGTTAA
- the hisB gene encoding imidazoleglycerol-phosphate dehydratase HisB, giving the protein MTRQQEITRVTKETEVRVLVNLDSQSPTTIETNIPLFTHFLTAMAKHGHVAWQIFGHGDVEVDPHHLIEDVGIVMGQAVREALGDMRGIKRFGQRYLPMDDALVLCALDISGRGGLYWSGQFPDRPINGIDAEVWPEFFRAFAQHGGITLHLVCQAGQNAHHVYEAAFKALGQALYEAIQVDPDGDVPSTKGVL; this is encoded by the coding sequence ATGACGCGACAACAAGAAATTACGCGTGTGACCAAAGAAACGGAAGTGCGGGTTCTCGTCAATTTAGATAGTCAATCCCCCACCACTATTGAAACCAATATCCCGTTATTCACCCATTTTTTGACGGCCATGGCCAAACATGGACATGTTGCCTGGCAAATCTTTGGGCATGGAGATGTTGAAGTCGATCCTCATCATCTCATTGAAGATGTTGGCATTGTCATGGGTCAAGCAGTGCGAGAAGCATTGGGTGATATGCGGGGAATCAAACGCTTTGGCCAACGTTATTTACCCATGGATGATGCTTTGGTCTTGTGTGCTCTCGATATTTCCGGACGAGGCGGATTATATTGGTCTGGACAGTTTCCGGATCGCCCCATTAATGGCATCGACGCGGAAGTTTGGCCCGAATTCTTTCGGGCTTTTGCCCAGCACGGCGGCATTACTTTGCATCTTGTTTGCCAAGCAGGGCAAAATGCACACCACGTTTATGAGGCCGCGTTCAAAGCATTAGGGCAAGCCTTATATGAAGCCATTCAAGTAGATCCAGATGGCGATGTACCTTCCACCAAAGGAGTGCTTTAG
- a CDS encoding superoxide dismutase: MAEQRPYRDLKESCLTMEGISKEEIEQHYGILYKGYVNKLNEIRSKMETVDLSTANQSYSELRGLKTEETFCLNGSKLHEWYFDNLGGKGGEAHGRIRELIERDFGSYQKFEAEFKATGLAVRGWVVLAYDLDDEKLHIYGQDAHNVGVPWGAYPLFVLDVYEHSYGIDYGVKRAPYIEAFMKNVDWDEVNKRLEKYHI, from the coding sequence ATGGCGGAACAACGTCCATATCGTGATCTCAAAGAGAGCTGCTTGACCATGGAGGGCATCAGCAAAGAAGAGATTGAGCAGCATTATGGGATTTTATATAAGGGTTACGTTAATAAGCTGAACGAAATTCGCAGCAAGATGGAAACCGTGGATTTGTCCACGGCCAACCAGTCCTACAGTGAACTGCGAGGATTAAAGACTGAGGAAACCTTTTGCTTAAACGGATCGAAGCTGCATGAATGGTATTTTGACAACTTGGGTGGAAAAGGCGGAGAAGCCCATGGCCGCATTCGCGAATTGATTGAACGGGATTTTGGATCCTATCAAAAATTTGAAGCGGAGTTTAAAGCCACCGGATTGGCGGTCCGTGGTTGGGTTGTCCTCGCTTATGACTTGGACGATGAAAAACTGCACATTTATGGTCAAGATGCGCACAATGTGGGCGTGCCTTGGGGAGCCTATCCTCTCTTTGTTCTCGACGTGTACGAGCATTCTTACGGGATTGACTATGGTGTGAAGCGGGCTCCGTACATAGAGGCATTTATGAAGAATGTTGACTGGGATGAAGTCAACAAGCGCCTCGAGAAATATCACATCTAA
- a CDS encoding ATP phosphoribosyltransferase regulatory subunit, with protein sequence MDEWLNQNRREYELMMMVINQFLAQGFYPVPTAPAQAGHYREDHTQSILELLSSFPESHIQFPLQVFSLGPVYDPGYGRWAETIDVEILGAGGPQHELLALELIMRLITTWPGLASRTLMVMGHLGLLNQVLTRESVPDVIVTQIRQALRSGNLVTAESLMTHTTPKSRRLLLSKPYKEFLDNLRKTLPEADFDHLSRLEQVVHQHVETRWDLSLTGNWPYYTDLVFSLYLKDVGQPVLNGGRFVQEINGRSWQGVGFTLYLDPLYHAVGQEMESLMS encoded by the coding sequence ATGGACGAATGGCTGAACCAAAATCGTCGGGAATATGAACTGATGATGATGGTCATTAATCAATTTTTAGCTCAAGGATTTTATCCGGTGCCCACAGCTCCGGCACAAGCGGGTCACTACCGCGAGGATCACACGCAATCGATTTTGGAACTATTGTCTTCTTTTCCCGAAAGTCATATCCAGTTCCCGTTACAGGTTTTTTCACTAGGCCCCGTTTATGATCCGGGTTATGGACGATGGGCGGAGACCATTGATGTCGAAATATTAGGGGCTGGGGGACCTCAACATGAACTCTTAGCACTCGAGCTGATTATGCGGCTGATTACCACCTGGCCCGGGTTAGCCTCACGCACGTTAATGGTTATGGGACATTTAGGTTTACTTAATCAGGTTTTGACCAGAGAATCGGTTCCGGATGTTATCGTTACCCAAATTCGCCAGGCACTGAGGTCAGGGAATTTGGTCACCGCCGAATCCTTGATGACCCACACCACTCCCAAAAGCCGACGCTTGTTGCTGTCTAAACCCTACAAGGAGTTCCTGGATAATCTCCGCAAAACGCTGCCGGAAGCAGACTTTGACCATTTATCCCGGCTAGAACAGGTTGTGCATCAACACGTCGAAACCCGGTGGGACTTGTCATTAACCGGAAATTGGCCTTATTACACCGATCTCGTGTTTTCCCTTTATCTTAAAGACGTGGGACAGCCGGTATTGAATGGGGGCCGCTTTGTTCAAGAAATCAATGGCCGGTCCTGGCAAGGGGTCGGCTTCACCCTCTATCTCGACCCGTTATATCACGCTGTCGGCCAAGAAATGGAGTCGTTAATGTCATGA
- the hisIE gene encoding bifunctional phosphoribosyl-AMP cyclohydrolase/phosphoribosyl-ATP diphosphatase HisIE, which translates to MAVINEAGKILYPVVVQRATTRQVLMCAFADDEALELTRKTKRAHFYSRSRQSLWEKGLTSGNYLIVQDVLPDCDNDSFLYVVTNDNPACHRNTTSCFDNSPGSEDGPNPLARLYQYIHERQNADPNQSYTAQLLQGPLEKLLKKIGEEAIEVIVAAATDSHTEGADLVWESCDLLYHLSVLLARFDVSLQTLDQELIRRHDRSLFAVMNRHPLRLLSHNPNHCR; encoded by the coding sequence GTGGCCGTTATAAACGAAGCAGGAAAAATTCTTTACCCAGTAGTCGTTCAAAGGGCTACGACCCGGCAAGTTTTAATGTGCGCATTTGCCGACGATGAGGCGCTAGAACTGACGCGCAAGACAAAACGGGCCCACTTTTACAGCCGCTCCCGCCAGAGCCTCTGGGAAAAAGGGCTGACCTCTGGAAATTATTTAATCGTCCAAGACGTTCTGCCCGATTGCGATAATGACAGTTTTCTTTATGTGGTGACCAATGATAATCCCGCCTGCCACAGAAATACAACGTCGTGTTTTGACAATAGCCCTGGATCCGAGGATGGTCCCAATCCCTTGGCACGGCTCTATCAATATATTCATGAGCGCCAAAATGCGGATCCAAACCAGTCGTATACCGCCCAGCTGTTACAAGGACCCCTAGAAAAGTTGTTGAAGAAAATTGGAGAAGAAGCTATCGAGGTCATTGTTGCCGCTGCCACTGATTCTCATACAGAGGGGGCCGACTTGGTGTGGGAAAGCTGTGATTTGTTATATCACCTGAGTGTTCTACTTGCCCGCTTTGATGTCTCGTTACAAACATTGGACCAGGAGCTTATTCGCCGTCATGACAGGAGCTTATTCGCCGTCATGAATCGTCATCCCCTGAGGCTCTTGAGCCATAATCCGAACCACTGCCGGTAA
- a CDS encoding sensor histidine kinase — protein MAQKTLTDELIGRQILLLAILLIIIGISQYLALRFVLFHSEARSLHQEITVLAPIIHHAMVKHGALNFHSLANLLVTRLESPGVDVIITNRFGLLIASSSPFSTQVVPPLDVTHTYFLWHHHIVVDAPLGSLAHPSGYVWLLAATNSLDRILVRDIELFAFLGFLSLAITGWLGSLSVKHSLVPLKQIRDSTVRIAQGEIGHTTMLKNPPKELGELGDAINVMSLAIKDLLDQEKMLSDQMRRFVADASHELRTPLTALNGFLTLMSEDHLTEEEIQRGFQAMRQEAQRMARLVNQLLTLSRLDTAHETALSMHPISLEEWLNGCMPLIERLTRDHALQIETSPVTVDADKDRLTEMLLNLVENASRYTPQGSTIMIRIKREHPYGLVEVIDDGPGINENDLPHIFDRFFRGDPSRTSKSGGSGLGLSIVQALAHAMNGQVEVFNRTPPEHGAVFVIKLPLSSQESPDHD, from the coding sequence ATGGCGCAAAAAACCTTAACCGATGAACTCATTGGACGGCAAATATTGCTTTTGGCAATCTTGCTCATTATTATCGGAATTAGCCAATATTTGGCTCTGCGGTTTGTGCTCTTCCATTCTGAGGCTCGTTCGCTCCATCAAGAGATTACGGTCTTAGCGCCCATCATCCATCATGCGATGGTCAAACACGGCGCCCTAAATTTCCACTCCTTAGCGAATTTACTGGTGACGCGTCTTGAGTCCCCCGGTGTGGACGTTATTATTACCAATCGCTTTGGCTTGCTTATCGCCAGTTCATCCCCATTCAGCACACAAGTCGTTCCTCCCTTGGACGTCACGCACACGTATTTTCTGTGGCACCATCATATTGTCGTCGATGCCCCTTTGGGGTCTCTAGCCCATCCTTCGGGATATGTCTGGTTATTAGCGGCCACCAATTCCTTAGACCGGATATTAGTCCGGGACATTGAACTATTTGCATTCCTCGGGTTCTTGTCCTTAGCCATTACCGGCTGGTTGGGATCTTTATCTGTCAAACATAGCCTGGTGCCCCTGAAACAAATTCGTGATAGCACTGTACGGATTGCTCAAGGGGAAATTGGCCATACCACGATGTTAAAGAATCCTCCCAAAGAGCTCGGAGAACTAGGCGACGCCATTAATGTCATGTCTTTAGCGATTAAAGATTTGCTCGATCAAGAAAAAATGCTCTCTGACCAAATGCGTCGGTTTGTTGCCGATGCTTCCCACGAATTGCGAACCCCCTTAACGGCACTGAATGGATTTCTTACCTTAATGTCTGAAGATCATCTCACCGAAGAAGAAATCCAACGGGGATTTCAAGCCATGCGCCAAGAAGCCCAACGCATGGCTCGCCTTGTCAATCAGTTATTAACGCTCTCGCGGCTTGACACGGCACACGAAACTGCGCTTTCTATGCATCCGATTTCACTAGAAGAATGGCTCAATGGTTGCATGCCGCTCATTGAACGTTTGACCCGCGATCATGCCCTGCAAATCGAGACATCTCCCGTGACGGTTGATGCCGACAAAGATCGGTTAACCGAAATGCTGTTAAACCTCGTTGAAAACGCTAGTCGTTATACGCCACAAGGGTCGACAATTATGATCCGCATTAAGCGTGAGCATCCCTACGGACTGGTTGAAGTCATCGATGACGGGCCGGGTATCAATGAGAACGATTTGCCACATATTTTCGATCGGTTTTTTCGCGGGGACCCTTCACGCACGTCCAAATCGGGGGGTAGCGGATTAGGTCTCAGTATTGTTCAAGCATTGGCGCATGCCATGAATGGCCAGGTCGAAGTATTTAACCGAACACCACCTGAACATGGAGCTGTTTTTGTTATCAAACTTCCCCTATCCTCGCAAGAATCTCCGGATCATGATTAA